One Bradyrhizobium manausense DNA segment encodes these proteins:
- a CDS encoding class I SAM-dependent methyltransferase, which yields MEVNSDRLNAFMGKMITEVGAAMNASLVLLGDKLGLYRALAKGPMNSAELAKATGTAERYVREWLASQAASGYVEYDAGSGKFSMLPEQAMALADQDSPVFLGAVGNVIAAAFLDEPKITDAFKSGKGVGWNRRSECLFCGTARFFRTGYMHHLVQEWLPALNGVVDKLKRGAKVADVGCGHGISTRLMAEAFPNSRFYGFDYHEGSIEAARKAAAEAGLSDRVNFAVHSAKSYPAEGYDLVCFFDCLHDMGDPVGAISHVRQTMAKDGTCMLVEPFAGDRLEDNLNPVGRVYYAASTMVCTPASLDQEVGLALGAQAGEARLRKVASEGGLSRFRRAAETPFNLILEARI from the coding sequence ATGGAGGTCAATTCCGACAGGTTGAATGCCTTTATGGGCAAGATGATCACCGAGGTCGGGGCAGCGATGAACGCATCGCTCGTCCTGTTGGGCGACAAGCTCGGCCTCTACCGCGCTCTCGCCAAGGGACCGATGAACTCCGCCGAACTCGCAAAGGCGACAGGAACGGCGGAGCGCTACGTTCGCGAATGGCTGGCGAGCCAGGCGGCATCCGGCTACGTCGAATACGATGCCGGTTCAGGGAAATTCTCGATGCTGCCCGAGCAGGCGATGGCGCTCGCCGACCAGGACAGCCCGGTGTTCCTGGGCGCGGTCGGCAATGTCATTGCCGCTGCGTTTCTCGACGAGCCGAAGATCACGGACGCATTCAAGTCCGGCAAGGGCGTTGGCTGGAACCGGCGCAGCGAGTGCCTGTTCTGCGGCACCGCGCGCTTCTTCCGCACAGGTTACATGCATCATCTGGTGCAGGAATGGCTGCCCGCGCTCAACGGCGTCGTGGACAAGCTGAAGCGCGGCGCAAAGGTCGCCGATGTCGGCTGCGGGCATGGCATCTCGACGCGGCTAATGGCGGAGGCCTTCCCGAATTCGCGCTTCTACGGCTTCGACTATCACGAGGGCTCGATCGAGGCGGCACGCAAGGCAGCAGCCGAGGCCGGGCTCAGTGATCGCGTGAATTTCGCGGTTCACTCGGCCAAGTCCTATCCGGCCGAAGGCTACGATCTCGTCTGCTTCTTCGATTGCCTGCACGACATGGGCGATCCCGTCGGCGCCATCAGCCACGTGCGCCAGACCATGGCGAAGGACGGCACCTGCATGCTGGTCGAGCCGTTCGCGGGCGACCGGCTCGAGGACAATCTCAATCCCGTCGGGCGCGTCTACTACGCGGCGTCGACCATGGTCTGCACCCCGGCTTCGCTCGACCAGGAGGTGGGCCTTGCGCTCGGCGCGCAAGCCGGCGAGGCAAGGCTGCGCAAGGTCGCGAGCGAAGGCGGATTGTCGCGCTTCCGCCGTGCCGCCGAGACGCCGTTCAACCTGATCCTGGAAGCCCGGATCTGA
- a CDS encoding class I SAM-dependent RNA methyltransferase, producing the protein MVERVKIDHVGHRGDGVSLNSGDALYVPYALGGETVEVDHVAGHPDRRKLLAVDVASPERIEPFCPHFGICGGCAIQHWAAAPYHAWKRNIVVETLAQAGIDCEVVPLVDAHGAGRRRVTLHGRFGTHNVLKVGFSAASSHDVIPIHRCPILDPALEGALDAAWALAEPLTSKMPVTKPLDIQVTATANGLDVDVRGSGPLPTPLVTALSRVAEQHRLARLTRHGDLVLQHLPPTVRMGRAEVTLPPGSFLQATVAGEETLASLVIERIGKAKEVLDLFCGVGPFALRLAEKARVTAYDNDAGAIAALAKAARTPGLKPIKAEPRDLFRRPLVPPELRDFDVVVFDPPRQGAQAQVLKLAASKVPVVIAVSCNVATFARDARLLIDGGYRIESVVPVDQFRHTPHVEIVAKFTR; encoded by the coding sequence GTGGTTGAACGCGTCAAGATCGATCATGTCGGCCATCGCGGCGACGGCGTCTCGCTCAATTCGGGCGATGCGCTCTATGTGCCCTACGCGCTCGGCGGCGAGACCGTCGAGGTCGACCATGTCGCTGGTCATCCCGACCGCCGCAAGCTGCTGGCGGTCGACGTTGCAAGTCCCGAGCGCATCGAGCCGTTCTGTCCGCATTTCGGCATCTGTGGCGGCTGCGCGATCCAGCACTGGGCGGCCGCACCATACCATGCCTGGAAGCGCAATATCGTCGTCGAGACGCTGGCGCAGGCCGGCATCGATTGCGAGGTCGTGCCGCTGGTCGATGCCCATGGCGCGGGCCGCCGGCGCGTCACGCTGCACGGACGCTTTGGCACGCACAATGTTCTGAAGGTCGGCTTCTCGGCGGCGAGCTCGCACGACGTCATTCCGATCCATCGCTGCCCGATCCTCGATCCCGCGCTCGAGGGCGCACTCGATGCCGCCTGGGCGCTCGCCGAGCCGCTGACGTCGAAGATGCCGGTGACGAAGCCGCTCGACATCCAGGTCACCGCGACCGCCAATGGTCTCGATGTCGACGTGCGCGGCTCCGGTCCGCTGCCGACGCCGCTGGTCACGGCGCTCTCGCGCGTTGCCGAACAGCATCGCCTGGCGCGGCTGACGCGACATGGCGATCTGGTGCTGCAACACCTGCCGCCGACGGTCAGGATGGGTCGCGCCGAGGTAACACTGCCTCCGGGCTCGTTCTTGCAGGCGACTGTCGCGGGCGAAGAAACGCTTGCGTCTCTCGTCATCGAGCGCATCGGCAAGGCCAAGGAAGTTCTCGACCTCTTCTGCGGTGTCGGCCCGTTCGCCCTGAGGCTAGCCGAAAAGGCGCGCGTCACGGCTTACGACAACGACGCCGGTGCGATCGCCGCGCTGGCAAAGGCGGCACGCACGCCGGGGCTGAAGCCGATCAAGGCCGAGCCGCGCGACCTGTTCCGCCGCCCGCTGGTGCCGCCGGAGCTGCGCGATTTCGACGTCGTGGTGTTCGATCCGCCGCGCCAGGGCGCGCAGGCGCAGGTGCTGAAGCTGGCTGCCAGCAAGGTGCCTGTGGTGATCGCGGTCTCCTGCAACGTCGCGACATTTGCCCGCGACGCGCGGCTGCTGATCGATGGCGGTTACAGGATCGAGAGTGTCGTTCCGGTCGATCAGTTCCGCCACACGCCGCATGTCGAGATCGTGGCGAAGTTCACGCGGTAG
- a CDS encoding TlyA family RNA methyltransferase: MSPARKRADVLLVERGLFESRARARAAIEAGLVTADDKQVAKPSETIAEDAVINAEPAHPYVSRGGVKLAGALERYPIDIEDHVCLDVGASTGGFTEVLLANGASLVFAVDVGTSQLHASLRDHPKIVSMEETDIRAYDGKRLPARPDVVVIDVSFISLKTVLPVALSLAAAPMSLLALIKPQFEADRKHNKKGIIRDAAVQRQVCDDIAAFAASLGCTDIEVFPSSIAGGDGNIEFFLGARRG, from the coding sequence CGCGGATGTTCTGCTGGTCGAGCGCGGCCTGTTCGAGAGCCGTGCGCGGGCGCGGGCGGCGATCGAGGCCGGCCTCGTCACGGCTGACGACAAGCAGGTCGCAAAGCCATCGGAGACGATCGCCGAGGACGCAGTGATCAATGCCGAGCCGGCACACCCTTACGTCTCGCGCGGCGGCGTCAAACTCGCGGGCGCACTGGAGCGCTACCCGATCGACATCGAGGACCATGTCTGCCTCGACGTCGGCGCCTCCACAGGGGGCTTTACCGAGGTGCTGCTGGCCAACGGGGCGAGCCTGGTGTTCGCAGTGGACGTCGGCACCAGCCAGTTGCACGCCTCGCTGCGCGATCATCCCAAGATCGTGTCGATGGAGGAGACCGACATTCGCGCCTATGACGGCAAGCGGCTGCCGGCGCGCCCCGATGTCGTCGTCATCGACGTCAGCTTCATCTCGCTCAAGACCGTTTTGCCCGTGGCCTTGTCGCTCGCGGCTGCGCCGATGAGCCTGCTCGCGTTGATCAAGCCGCAATTCGAGGCCGATCGAAAGCACAACAAGAAAGGCATCATCCGCGACGCCGCCGTGCAACGGCAAGTCTGCGACGACATCGCCGCCTTCGCCGCATCGCTCGGCTGCACCGACATCGAGGTATTTCCCTCCTCGATCGCGGGCGGCGACGGCAACATCGAATTCTTCCTGGGCGCGCGCCGTGGTTGA